Below is a genomic region from Spirosoma radiotolerans.
AAAGCTCCACTGCAGTTCGTTGTCATTAATGGTGATTTGATTCACGAGGGTAACGATGGATTGCTGCCCAGGGCAAAAGCGTATCTCGATACCTTACCCGTTCCCTACTATGTAACCCGTGGTAATCATGACCGGGTAAGCGTGGATGTCTGGCAGCAGCTTTGGGGATATGGCACCAATCATGTTGTGGAGCGTGACAATGCAACTCTTATTCTGCTTGATACATCCAATGAAGCAGGTGATACATTGTGCGGAGATGACGTGTGGCTCCGGCAAACGCTGAAAACAGTACGTACTACAGTGCCCGTTTTCCTGTTTATGCATATTCCGTTTATCCATAACCTACTGGGAACGGACGTATGCAGCGCCATTGTCGCCGTTTTAGCTGATTTTCCGGCTGTTCGGGCCGTGTTTCATGGGCATGATCATACGAAAGATCAGAGTATTATCTACCAGGGAGCAGCCTTGTTATTCGATGCACATTTCGGCAGCAGTTGGGGTACGCCGTATAGTGGCTATCGAATTGTGGAGTCGGCCGATCAGAAACTAAGTACCTACCAGTTTGATTTTGTCAATCAGAAGCAGATAAATAGCCTGGTATTTTAACGGGCTGGTGAATCTGCTATCGTAGCAGAAAATGACAGCCCATTATTGATAAATACTAGCCTTTACTCGACAACGACCGCTGTGCCGTTGGCGCTGACCATGAGCATGGCGCCGTTGCCGCCAATGGTTTGGTAATCCAGATCAACACCAATGATGGCCGTAGCGCCCAGGCGAGTAGCCTGCTCAATCATTTCTTTCAGGGCTATGCTTTTTGCTTCGCGCAGAGCCTGTACATAGGCTCCCGAATGACCGCCGACGACATCCTTGATAGTAGTAAAAAAATCTTTAACGAGATTGGCGCCGATAATGGCCTCACCATTGACCAGGCCTACATATTTAATGATATGTTTGCCTTCAATGTTAGAAGTAGTCGTTACGAGCATAAGGAGAAATTGTAAGGTGACAGCCTGTTCGGCCCTTGCTGTTGTAAAGTTATACAGTTGTTCGTTTCGACAGGCATCAGATGACATTTTAGCGCCGGTACTTATTTTTAGGTCCCTGAACTACATGCTTCTCCCGATTCATACTGCAAGGCCTGGAAGGTTATTACTTTTTAAGTAAGGGGCTTACTTATAATCCTTGACCACCGTTGAGTAGATCGCGTACCATTGTATCGAAGAACTGTCTTTATTTGTAAGCCAATGTATGGTATGACCTAATTAATCAACTTTTACAACCAGAAACAGATGAAAGACCTCCGTTTATCCCGCTTATTCGCCTGGACATTACTTATCGCCCTTCCGCTCTGGTTTGGCAGTTGTTCAAAAGATGATAACCCAACCATTGTCGATACGCCTACAGTTGAAGGAAACTACAAAATCAGTACGTTAACCATTGATCCGAAAGCGCTGGGCTTGTACAGCGACTTAATAGCTGGCTCTAAACTGTTCTTTAACAATACCACCTGTTTGAACGACATTACCATAACCTTTAAGACCGGTGGGGATGCGACGACCGATAACCCTATGTCCTGTCAAAGTATTCCTGTTCCGGTCAGTACGTTTACCGGCATCGATGCCACCAGTAAGTGGAGCCTGAGCGGAAATCAACTGACGGTTACAAAAGGAGATGGGACTAAAACGGCGTATACGGTTTTAGGGACAGGCGCTATCCTGAAACTGCAGTGGCAGGGTACGTTGAACTACCCTACACCCAGTTCAACCATGTACACATATACTATGGAACTGAAGAAGCAATAAGGACTTGAACCAATGCTTCTTACCAGCCGGCTCATTCGTGAGCCGGTTTTTTTATGAACTAGCCATACAACGCTGAAATCAATTCATTGGCTAACAAATACACTTCACTAAGTAAATATGACCGTTCACACAGTATGTTACTTATCCGGCTTAATGGTCCCAATAGATTTGCAGCACGTTAAAAACAAATCAATTGGATACTTTTATGAAAACGATGAATGTCGCTCGGATCATGGCCTGGGCATTAGTAGTAGCCATGCCACTGTGGTTCGGAAGCTGTAAAAAAGGTAGTGATGACGCTGTAACGCCAACAACG
It encodes:
- a CDS encoding metallophosphoesterase family protein codes for the protein MSALNRRLFLQATLSSMSSVLLASCKETKTATVITPAPLRFAVASDGHLGEPSTDSDQFYTDLLAALTDAHKKAPLQFVVINGDLIHEGNDGLLPRAKAYLDTLPVPYYVTRGNHDRVSVDVWQQLWGYGTNHVVERDNATLILLDTSNEAGDTLCGDDVWLRQTLKTVRTTVPVFLFMHIPFIHNLLGTDVCSAIVAVLADFPAVRAVFHGHDHTKDQSIIYQGAALLFDAHFGSSWGTPYSGYRIVESADQKLSTYQFDFVNQKQINSLVF
- a CDS encoding heavy metal-binding domain-containing protein, which gives rise to MLVTTTSNIEGKHIIKYVGLVNGEAIIGANLVKDFFTTIKDVVGGHSGAYVQALREAKSIALKEMIEQATRLGATAIIGVDLDYQTIGGNGAMLMVSANGTAVVVE
- a CDS encoding lipocalin family protein; this encodes MKDLRLSRLFAWTLLIALPLWFGSCSKDDNPTIVDTPTVEGNYKISTLTIDPKALGLYSDLIAGSKLFFNNTTCLNDITITFKTGGDATTDNPMSCQSIPVPVSTFTGIDATSKWSLSGNQLTVTKGDGTKTAYTVLGTGAILKLQWQGTLNYPTPSSTMYTYTMELKKQ